AAACTCACTCATTCATCCATTCCCACCCTCTACTCTACCGTGTGAGATATTGGCCATAAATGGTCAGTGTTGATTCATCAACTAGTCATAGTTCAGCCATGGCTACTAAACTCAATATAGATGTAGTGAGTAGAATCTTATTGGCCATAAGCTTCTTCGTTTACTCAGTTTCAGCAAAGTCTCAAACCTATATTGTACACATGGACCGATCAGCTATGCCCAAAGCCTTCTCAACTCACCAAAGCTGGTATATGTCTACTCTTTCTACCATATCAGAGAATTCACAACTCCCTATCAGCTCAAAACTCATTCATACTTACACAAATTCTATCCATGGCTTCAGTGTAACTCTCACTCCTTCTGAGCTTGAAGCCCTCAAAAACTATCCTGGTTACATTCATTCCACACCTGATCATCTCCTTAAACCCCTCACCACTCATACTCCAAAGCTCCTTGGCTTGAGCCCCACTTCTGGTTTATGGCCAGCTTCGTCTTATGGCGAAGGCATCATAATTGGTGTAGTTGACACCGGAATTTGGCCAGAGAGCAAGAGCTTCAGTGACAAGGGAATGACGATAGTACCCTCTAGATGGAAAGGGAAGTGCGATTCAGGAGAACAATTCAACTCTTCCTTGTGCAACAAGAAACTAATCGGAGCTCGTTTTTACAACAAGGGTCTTCTAGCAAATTATCCTGACTTCAATATGACCATGAACTCTCCACGAGATGAAGATGGACATGGCACTCATACTGCTTCGACCGCAGCAGGAGGTTATGTGGAAAGCGCATCTTACTTTGGTTATGCAGTCGGCACTGCCAGCGGCTTGGCCCCGAGAGCTCGAGTGGCTATTTATAAAACTATATGGAAAAACTCAGTATACTCTTCTGATTTTCTTGCATCAATAGACCAGGCAATAGAAGATGGTGTGGATATTTTGTCTCTCTCTTTGGCGTTAGGCCACGGTGAATTTGATTTCGATGATGATAGTGTGGCAGTAGCCACATTTGCAGCCATGGAGAAAGGTATATTTGTTTCAGCTGCAGCTGGAAACAATGGCCCACGACCTGGAACAGTAATCAACGCTGCACCGTGGATAACTACTGTAGGAGCTGGTACTGTCGACAGAGATTTTCAAGGAACATTCGTTTTGGGAAACGGTTTTCAGATCAACTTCGATTCATTATATCCCGGAAACTCTTCTCAAATCCAAGTTCGCCTTGTTTTCTTAGATGCGTGCTTAGATTTGAAACAAATGAAGAAAGT
The genomic region above belongs to Humulus lupulus chromosome 1, drHumLupu1.1, whole genome shotgun sequence and contains:
- the LOC133809873 gene encoding subtilisin-like protease SBT1.9 — encoded protein: MVSVDSSTSHSSAMATKLNIDVVSRILLAISFFVYSVSAKSQTYIVHMDRSAMPKAFSTHQSWYMSTLSTISENSQLPISSKLIHTYTNSIHGFSVTLTPSELEALKNYPGYIHSTPDHLLKPLTTHTPKLLGLSPTSGLWPASSYGEGIIIGVVDTGIWPESKSFSDKGMTIVPSRWKGKCDSGEQFNSSLCNKKLIGARFYNKGLLANYPDFNMTMNSPRDEDGHGTHTASTAAGGYVESASYFGYAVGTASGLAPRARVAIYKTIWKNSVYSSDFLASIDQAIEDGVDILSLSLALGHGEFDFDDDSVAVATFAAMEKGIFVSAAAGNNGPRPGTVINAAPWITTVGAGTVDRDFQGTFVLGNGFQINFDSLYPGNSSQIQVRLVFLDACLDLKQMKKVRDKIVVCKDNLSISDQVENAKSAKVFGAVFISNHSSLSDFYTRSSFRAAFIGLKDGEAVINYIKKSKNPTGRLEFQKTVLGSKPAPKVDSYSSRGPSLTCPNVLKPDILAPGSSILAAWSPISSVAEDQSRSLFSDFNIDSGTSMAAPHVAGAAALIKSVHSDWSPAAIRSALITTANPLDNTQKPIQDVDNFEIPGLDTGAGHIQPNKAVDPGLIYDATSEDYVKLLCGMKYTAKQIQTITKSNHTCVGPRSLDLNYPSFIAYFNGIGGSKVVEFRRTLTNVGKENSSYSVKVTAMNELQAKVEPTKLVFKKKYEKLSYKLTLEGPKVLKADVALGSLSWVEDTGKYVVRSPIVATNIDPESLREL